From a single Peromyscus maniculatus bairdii isolate BWxNUB_F1_BW_parent chromosome 4, HU_Pman_BW_mat_3.1, whole genome shotgun sequence genomic region:
- the LOC143272678 gene encoding olfactory receptor 1L4-like, producing MNNHSSSTLDFILLGLSSNPQMQKPLFAIFFIMYLVTVVGNVLIILAIRSDSRLHTPMYFFLSNLSFMDICFTTVIVPKMLVNLLSETKTISYVGCLVQMYFFIALANTDSYLLASMAIDRLVAICNPLHYDVVMRPRRCLFMLLGSCTISHLHALFRVLLMSQLSFCASHVIKHFFCDTQPVLKLSCSDTSSSQIVVMTETLAVIVTPFLCILFSYLRIIVTVLRIPSAAGKWKAFSTCGSHLTVVCLFYGSVIYVYFRPLSMYSVVKDRVATVMYTVVTPMMNPFIYSLRNKDMKRGLRKLRDKLHS from the coding sequence ATGAACAACCACAGCAGCAGCACCTTGGACTTCATCCTGCTGGGTCTCTCTTCCAACCCCCAAATGCAGAAACCCCTTTTCGCCATCTTCTTCATCATGTACCTGGTCACCGTGGTGGGGAATGTGCTCATCATCCTGGCCATTCGCTCTGACTCCAGGCTCCATACccccatgtactttttcctcaGCAACTTATCATTCATGGATATCTGCTTCACAACAGTCATTGTGCCCAAGATGCTAGTGAACTTGCTCTCAGAGACAAAAACCATCTCCTACGTGGGATGTCTAGTCCAGATGTACTTCTTCATAGCTTTAGCAAACACTGACAGTTAtctgctggcctccatggccaTTGACAGACTGGTGGCCATCTGCAACCCTTTACATTATGATGTAGTGATGAGGCCACGACGCTGCCTCTTCATGCTCCTGGGTTCTTGCACCATCTCCCACCTACATGCCCTGTTCCGTGTCCTTCTCATGTCTCAACTCTCATTCTGTGCCTCCCATGTCATTAAGCACTTTTTCTGTGACACCCAGCCTGTGCTGAAGCTGTCCTGCTCTGACACATCCTCCAGCCAGATTGTGGTCATGACTGAGACACTAGCTGTCATTGTGACCCCCTTCCTATGCATCCTCTTTTCCTACCTGAGAATCATTGTCACTGTGCTCAGGATCCCCTCTGCAGCTGGGAAATGGAAAGCCTTCTCTACCTGTGGCTCCCACCTCACTGTAGTGTGCCTATTCTATGGAAGTGTCATCTATGTCTACTTTAGGCCTCTGTCCATGTACTCAGTGGTGAAGGACCGGGTAGCCACTGTTATGTACACAGTAGTGACTCCTATGATGAATCCTTTCATCTATAGCCTGAGGAATAAAGATATGAAAAGAGGTTTAAGAAAGTTAAGGGACAAACTTCACTCATAG